One Mycobacteroides salmoniphilum DNA segment encodes these proteins:
- a CDS encoding potassium channel family protein, protein MRVVVMGCGRVGAALAGGLARIGHEVAIIDKEASAFNRLSSEFTGERIVGMGFDRDVLLRAGIERAQAFAAVSSGDNSNIISARAARETFGVERVVARIYDAKRAAVYERLGIPTVATVPWTTDRLLHALTRESDTTKWRDPSGSVLVTELALHEDWIGKRITALETATGARAAFIIRFGTGVLPDAKTVIQDSDEVYVSAVSGRAAEAMAIAAQPPGEDADDDHGSAR, encoded by the coding sequence GTGCGAGTAGTGGTGATGGGCTGCGGGCGCGTGGGTGCCGCGCTGGCGGGAGGGCTGGCCAGGATCGGCCACGAGGTGGCGATCATCGACAAGGAGGCCTCCGCGTTCAACCGGCTCAGCTCCGAATTCACTGGCGAACGCATCGTCGGCATGGGTTTTGATCGCGACGTCTTGTTGCGGGCCGGGATCGAGCGGGCACAGGCATTCGCCGCGGTCTCCTCCGGTGACAACTCGAACATCATCTCGGCCCGGGCGGCCCGCGAGACCTTCGGCGTCGAGCGCGTGGTGGCCCGCATCTACGACGCCAAGCGCGCCGCCGTCTACGAGCGCCTCGGCATTCCGACCGTCGCCACCGTGCCGTGGACAACCGATCGCCTGCTGCATGCCCTCACCCGCGAAAGTGACACCACCAAGTGGCGTGATCCGTCCGGTTCGGTTCTGGTCACCGAGCTCGCGCTGCACGAAGACTGGATAGGCAAGCGCATCACGGCGCTGGAGACCGCCACCGGTGCGCGGGCGGCCTTCATCATCCGGTTCGGCACGGGCGTGCTTCCCGACGCCAAGACGGTTATCCAGGACAGTGACGAGGTGTACGTATCAGCGGTGTCCGGACGCGCCGCCGAAGCCATGGCGATCGCGGCGCAGCCGCCGGGCGAGGATGCCGACGATGACCACGGGAGTGCCCGATGA
- a CDS encoding class I SAM-dependent RNA methyltransferase, translated as MAIGEILEVQTGGPANGGSVVARHDGRVIFVRYALPGERVRVQITDDRQASFWHGAAIDVLDASPHRIDPICPIAHGSGESGCCDQSFVDPTYLRELKGDVVSQQLARLGKYDWQGVAEQVGAGESTGWRTRVRLDVNALGQPGFHRYHSDELVTDLRCAQVVPGLLDGLDEPDLGSEGPLHAVLDDQGRRHVLRGRSVVEGEDVAVQKVADRHWLVPVTAFWQAHRDAASTYSQLVSEWAELEPGMTAWDLYGGVGVFAAVLGEAVGRTGRVVSVDTSRPAFRSAKGALGDLRQVTMICGSVRNAMRDLGKADVAVLDPPRAGAGREVIGRIADAGVPRVIHIGCEAAAFARDVGLYLERGYRVRELRLFDAFPLTHHIESFALLTR; from the coding sequence ATGGCAATCGGCGAAATTCTCGAGGTCCAAACCGGCGGGCCCGCCAACGGGGGCAGCGTGGTGGCGCGGCACGACGGGCGCGTCATCTTCGTCAGGTACGCGTTACCGGGCGAGCGGGTCCGTGTCCAGATCACCGACGACCGACAAGCGAGCTTTTGGCATGGCGCCGCCATCGATGTCCTGGATGCCTCACCGCACCGCATCGATCCGATATGTCCCATCGCGCACGGTAGTGGCGAATCTGGTTGCTGTGACCAGTCTTTCGTCGATCCCACGTATCTGCGCGAGCTCAAGGGTGATGTGGTGAGCCAGCAGTTGGCGCGGCTCGGCAAGTACGACTGGCAGGGTGTGGCCGAACAGGTCGGTGCCGGCGAGTCCACGGGGTGGCGGACTCGGGTGCGTTTGGACGTGAATGCCTTGGGTCAACCAGGCTTTCACCGCTATCACAGTGACGAGCTGGTGACCGACCTGCGCTGTGCCCAGGTGGTGCCGGGATTGCTCGATGGGCTGGATGAACCGGATCTCGGTTCCGAGGGGCCGTTGCACGCCGTGCTGGACGATCAGGGGCGCCGGCACGTGTTGCGCGGGCGGTCGGTTGTCGAAGGCGAGGACGTTGCGGTTCAGAAGGTCGCGGACCGGCACTGGTTGGTACCGGTTACGGCCTTCTGGCAAGCCCATCGCGACGCGGCGAGCACCTACAGTCAGCTGGTCTCCGAATGGGCCGAGCTGGAGCCGGGAATGACCGCCTGGGACTTGTACGGCGGCGTCGGGGTTTTCGCGGCGGTACTGGGGGAGGCGGTGGGACGCACGGGACGTGTTGTCAGTGTCGACACCTCGCGGCCGGCATTCCGGAGCGCCAAGGGTGCGCTGGGAGATCTGCGTCAGGTCACGATGATTTGCGGTTCGGTACGGAACGCCATGCGCGATCTGGGTAAGGCCGATGTCGCGGTGCTGGACCCGCCCCGTGCGGGCGCCGGACGTGAGGTCATCGGGCGAATCGCCGATGCCGGTGTGCCGAGAGTCATCCATATCGGTTGTGAGGCAGCGGCATTCGCGCGTGATGTGGGCCTGTACCTGGAACGTGGGTATCGGGTGCGTGAGCTGCGGCTATTTGATGCGTTCCCGCTCACTCATCACATCGAAAGCTTCGCGCTGCTCACCCGATGA
- a CDS encoding CatA-like O-acetyltransferase: protein MATLEPVDVQLWPRGEWFAHYLDRCPTYYSMTVELDVTHLLGEIRASGRKTYPTQVWALATVVNRYPEFRMGLDDQGNPGIWDIVDPAFTVFNPDRETFAGISANYTTDFDAFHTEVVELLAEYRHSSTLFPQGLPRPRNVFDISSIPWTSFSGFTLTIAPGWKHLAPIFTIGKFREQDGQTIMPLAMQIHHAVADGYHSARLVEELRETLAAPDWVRG from the coding sequence ATGGCGACACTTGAACCCGTCGATGTGCAACTGTGGCCACGAGGTGAATGGTTCGCGCACTATCTCGACCGCTGTCCCACCTACTACTCGATGACGGTGGAGCTGGACGTCACCCACCTTCTCGGGGAGATTCGCGCATCCGGCCGCAAGACGTATCCGACACAGGTCTGGGCATTGGCGACCGTCGTGAATCGTTATCCGGAATTCCGCATGGGGCTTGATGATCAAGGAAATCCAGGAATCTGGGACATCGTGGATCCAGCGTTCACCGTGTTCAATCCCGACCGCGAGACCTTCGCGGGTATCAGCGCCAACTACACCACCGACTTCGACGCGTTCCACACCGAAGTTGTCGAGCTTCTGGCCGAATATCGTCACTCCTCAACGCTTTTCCCACAAGGATTGCCCCGGCCCCGGAATGTGTTCGACATCTCCAGCATCCCGTGGACGAGTTTCTCCGGCTTCACATTGACCATCGCCCCCGGCTGGAAACATCTGGCTCCCATCTTCACCATCGGCAAGTTCCGCGAGCAGGACGGCCAAACCATCATGCCGCTGGCAATGCAGATTCACCACGCGGTGGCCGACGGGTACCACAGCGCGCGCCTCGTGGAGGAGCTGCGCGAAACCCTCGCCGCTCCGGACTGGGTGCGGGGTTAA
- the nhaA gene encoding Na+/H+ antiporter NhaA, which translates to MGLRQRVFTRGSWAESSRVAEILRQETVGGVLLVVAALTALLWANSPWSSWYYRLGAITVGPERLHLHLTLAGWATDGLLAIFFFVVGVELKREFVAGDLRDPGRAALPIVAAIGGMLVPAAIYLAVNASGGGEAMRGWAIPTATDIAFALAVLAVISTHLPSALRTFLLTLAVVDDLLAVIVIAVFYTDELHWGPLGLALIPLALFVLAVQRRRREWWLLLPLALSAWALVHASGVHATVAGVLLGFAVPVLRRDGRTDVHGMAERFEHRLRPLSAGVAVPVFAFFAAGVTLGGFAGLWQALLDPVALGVVLGLLVGKPIGIFLTTYLLARFTRASLDDDLSWLDIAGVALLAGIGFTVSLLIGELAFGAGSAAEHVKVGVLAGSLTSAAVASVVLRLRNRAYRRIEAKETLDADHDGVPDVFGCAPSDQI; encoded by the coding sequence ATGGGCCTGCGTCAACGCGTCTTTACCCGCGGATCGTGGGCGGAATCGTCTCGTGTCGCCGAGATTCTGCGCCAGGAAACTGTCGGTGGTGTGCTGCTGGTGGTGGCGGCGCTGACCGCACTGCTCTGGGCGAACTCACCGTGGAGCTCGTGGTACTACCGGCTGGGTGCCATCACCGTCGGGCCCGAGCGGCTGCATCTGCACCTGACGTTGGCGGGCTGGGCCACGGACGGACTGCTCGCGATCTTCTTCTTCGTCGTGGGCGTGGAACTGAAGCGTGAATTCGTGGCGGGGGATCTGCGGGACCCGGGTCGCGCCGCGTTGCCGATTGTCGCTGCCATTGGCGGCATGCTCGTTCCGGCGGCCATCTATCTGGCGGTGAACGCTTCCGGTGGTGGCGAGGCGATGCGCGGCTGGGCGATTCCCACCGCCACCGATATCGCCTTCGCGCTCGCCGTGCTCGCCGTGATTTCAACGCATCTGCCGTCCGCGCTGCGCACATTTCTGCTCACCCTGGCGGTGGTGGATGATCTGCTGGCTGTCATCGTGATCGCGGTCTTCTATACCGATGAGCTGCATTGGGGGCCGCTGGGCCTCGCGCTCATTCCGCTCGCGCTGTTCGTGCTGGCGGTGCAGCGCCGCCGCCGGGAATGGTGGCTACTGCTGCCGCTGGCACTGTCCGCGTGGGCGTTGGTGCACGCCTCGGGGGTGCACGCCACCGTCGCGGGCGTGCTGTTGGGATTCGCCGTCCCGGTATTGAGGCGGGACGGACGTACCGATGTGCACGGTATGGCCGAGCGATTTGAGCACCGGCTGCGACCGTTGTCGGCGGGTGTCGCGGTGCCGGTGTTCGCGTTCTTCGCTGCGGGTGTCACCCTCGGCGGCTTCGCCGGGCTGTGGCAGGCGCTGCTGGATCCGGTGGCTTTGGGTGTGGTCCTTGGTCTGCTGGTGGGTAAGCCGATAGGGATCTTCCTGACGACGTATCTGTTGGCGCGGTTCACGCGGGCCAGTCTCGATGACGATCTGAGCTGGCTCGATATCGCCGGTGTGGCCCTGCTCGCCGGGATCGGCTTCACGGTGTCGCTGCTCATCGGCGAATTGGCGTTCGGTGCCGGATCGGCCGCCGAGCACGTCAAGGTCGGTGTGCTCGCCGGATCGTTGACATCGGCGGCGGTGGCCTCGGTCGTGCTGAGGCTGCGCAACCGGGCATATCGGCGCATCGAGGCCAAGGAGACACTCGATGCCGACCACGATGGAGTGCCCGATGTTTTTGGCTGCGCTCCAAGCGACCAAATCTGA
- a CDS encoding potassium channel family protein gives MKVAIGGAGAVGRSIARELIESRHDVTLLERNPDHIDPESVPEAHWRLGDACEISLLEAEELHTFDVVIAATGDDKANLVLSLLAKTEFAVARVVARVNDPRNEWLFDDAWGVDVAVSTPRMLASLVEEAVAVGDVVRLMEFRRGQANLVEITLPDDTPWGGKPVRKLELPRDAVLVAILRGSRVIPVQPDEPLEGGDELILVATADIEDELHRAVLPQ, from the coding sequence ATGAAGGTAGCCATCGGAGGCGCCGGCGCCGTCGGACGTTCCATCGCACGCGAGCTCATCGAGAGCCGGCACGACGTCACCCTGCTGGAACGCAATCCCGATCACATTGATCCAGAGTCGGTACCCGAGGCGCATTGGCGGCTTGGGGACGCCTGTGAGATCAGCCTGCTGGAAGCCGAGGAACTGCACACCTTCGACGTGGTGATCGCGGCCACCGGTGATGACAAGGCCAATCTGGTGCTCAGCCTGCTGGCCAAGACCGAATTCGCCGTGGCCCGCGTCGTGGCCCGGGTGAACGACCCGCGCAACGAATGGCTGTTCGACGATGCCTGGGGCGTCGATGTCGCGGTGTCGACACCGCGCATGTTGGCATCCCTCGTCGAGGAGGCCGTCGCCGTGGGTGACGTGGTGCGGCTGATGGAGTTCCGGCGTGGTCAGGCCAATCTGGTGGAGATCACGCTCCCCGACGACACCCCCTGGGGCGGTAAGCCGGTACGAAAGCTGGAACTGCCCCGCGACGCGGTGCTGGTGGCAATTCTGCGCGGATCGCGGGTCATTCCGGTACAGCCCGATGAGCCTCTCGAAGGCGGCGACGAGCTGATCCTGGTGGCCACCGCGGATATCGAGGACGAGCTACACCGCGCAGTCCTGCCGCAGTAG
- a CDS encoding DUF3159 domain-containing protein, with amino-acid sequence MPETPSHEPDGSGGAHVGPDTAEGPQLKFSVPGTKPEEPGSSPLHEMWHQAGGWQGIVYSSIPVIVFVVAVSVSSLMPAIIAALVAATLVLVWRLVRRESLQPAVSGFISVGISALIAYLLGEAKGYFLIGIWANFFWGTVFLVSVIIRRPIVGYAYSWATGGDMSWRGNRRILTAFDIATVVWIALFATRFVVQQWLYLAGNTAWLGGTKIAMGWPLTAVGALVTLLVIRYVRRHTDNAAEESPASS; translated from the coding sequence GTGCCAGAGACCCCATCGCACGAGCCGGACGGCTCGGGCGGCGCGCATGTCGGCCCGGATACCGCGGAGGGCCCGCAGCTGAAATTCAGCGTGCCCGGGACCAAGCCCGAGGAGCCAGGAAGCTCTCCGCTGCACGAGATGTGGCATCAGGCGGGGGGATGGCAGGGCATCGTCTACTCGTCGATCCCGGTGATCGTTTTCGTTGTCGCGGTCAGCGTCTCCTCGTTGATGCCGGCGATCATCGCTGCCCTGGTGGCGGCGACCCTGGTTTTGGTTTGGCGGCTGGTGCGGCGCGAGTCGCTGCAACCGGCAGTCTCGGGATTCATCAGCGTCGGCATCAGCGCGCTGATCGCCTACCTGCTGGGAGAGGCCAAGGGCTACTTCCTCATCGGGATCTGGGCCAACTTCTTCTGGGGCACGGTGTTTTTGGTATCGGTGATCATCCGCCGCCCGATCGTGGGTTACGCGTACAGCTGGGCCACCGGCGGTGACATGTCGTGGCGCGGTAACCGGCGCATCCTGACGGCCTTCGATATCGCGACGGTGGTCTGGATCGCGTTGTTCGCCACCAGATTTGTCGTGCAGCAGTGGCTATACCTCGCGGGCAACACGGCCTGGCTGGGTGGCACGAAGATCGCGATGGGCTGGCCGTTGACCGCCGTCGGTGCGTTGGTCACCCTGCTGGTGATTCGCTATGTGCGCCGCCACACCGACAACGCGGCCGAGGAATCTCCGGCGAGCAGCTAG
- a CDS encoding APC family permease, producing MSTLSKLSTAARRLLIGRPFRSDSLGHTLLPKRIALPVFASDALSSVAYAPEEIFLVLSVAGMSAYALTPWIGLAVAAVMMVVVASYRQNVHAYPSGGGDYEVVTTNLGPTAGLTVGSALLVDYVLTVAVSMSSAMSNIGSAIPLVAQHKVTFAVVAIVILMSMNLRGVRESGAAFAIPTYAFMVSMYLMLGWGLFQIYVLGTPLKAESASFEMHGEGNGILGFALVFLVARAFSSGCAALTGVEAISNGVPAFRKPKSRNAATTLLLLGGVAITLFMGIILLAERTGAKIAEDPATQLVGAPANYHQKTLVAQLAEAVFGDFRIGFLFITVVTALILVLAANTAFNGFPVLGSILAQDRYLPRQLHTRGDRLAFSNGIIFLSAVAILFVVAFKAEVTALIQLYIVGVFVSFTLSQIGMVRHWTRLLKTETDPAVRGKMIRSRIINTIGFIMTGAVLLVVLVTKFLAGAWIAILAMGLLFVLMKMIHKHYNTVARELDNHEGEVVLPSRTHAVVLVSKVHQPTLRALAYARATRPDVLEAITVSVDDRDTRELVRDWETSDLSTPLKVIASPYREITRPILDYVRRISKEAPRTVVCIFIPEYVVGHWWEQVLHNQSALRLKGRLLFVPNVMVTSVPWQLDSSERRRELDEQSAPGDSRRGFDS from the coding sequence GTGTCTACGCTTTCCAAGCTGTCGACGGCGGCTCGGCGCCTGTTAATCGGCCGACCGTTTCGCAGTGACAGCCTTGGCCATACCCTGCTGCCGAAGCGCATCGCGCTCCCGGTTTTCGCCTCGGATGCCCTGTCCTCGGTGGCGTACGCGCCCGAGGAAATCTTCCTGGTGCTCTCGGTCGCGGGCATGTCCGCCTATGCGTTGACGCCGTGGATCGGCCTTGCGGTCGCCGCGGTCATGATGGTCGTGGTCGCGAGTTACCGGCAGAACGTGCACGCCTATCCTTCCGGCGGCGGCGACTACGAGGTGGTGACCACCAATCTCGGGCCTACCGCGGGCCTGACGGTCGGCAGTGCCCTGCTGGTGGATTATGTGTTGACCGTTGCCGTTTCCATGTCCTCGGCGATGTCGAACATCGGCTCGGCCATTCCGCTTGTCGCGCAGCACAAAGTCACCTTCGCGGTGGTCGCCATTGTGATCCTGATGTCGATGAATCTGCGCGGAGTCCGCGAATCCGGCGCCGCGTTCGCGATTCCCACCTACGCCTTCATGGTCAGCATGTACCTCATGTTGGGCTGGGGGCTGTTCCAGATCTACGTACTCGGTACCCCGCTGAAGGCGGAGTCGGCCTCCTTCGAGATGCATGGCGAAGGCAACGGGATCCTGGGCTTCGCGCTGGTGTTCCTTGTCGCGCGGGCTTTCTCGTCGGGGTGTGCGGCGTTGACGGGTGTCGAGGCGATCAGCAACGGCGTGCCCGCCTTCCGGAAACCCAAGTCACGCAACGCGGCCACGACGCTGTTGCTCCTCGGCGGCGTCGCCATCACCCTCTTCATGGGGATCATCCTGCTGGCCGAACGCACCGGAGCCAAGATCGCCGAGGACCCCGCCACCCAACTGGTGGGTGCGCCCGCCAACTACCACCAGAAGACCCTGGTCGCCCAGCTGGCCGAGGCTGTGTTCGGTGACTTCCGGATCGGCTTCCTGTTCATCACCGTGGTGACGGCGCTCATCTTGGTGCTGGCCGCCAACACCGCATTCAATGGTTTTCCGGTGCTTGGATCGATTCTGGCGCAGGACCGCTACCTGCCGCGCCAGCTGCACACGCGCGGTGATCGGCTGGCGTTCTCCAACGGCATCATCTTCCTGTCGGCCGTCGCGATCCTGTTCGTGGTGGCGTTCAAGGCCGAGGTGACCGCGCTCATCCAGCTGTACATCGTCGGGGTGTTCGTGTCCTTCACCCTCAGTCAGATCGGCATGGTGCGGCACTGGACCCGGTTGCTCAAAACCGAGACCGACCCGGCGGTACGCGGCAAGATGATCCGCTCACGCATCATCAACACCATCGGTTTCATCATGACCGGCGCGGTGCTGTTGGTGGTCCTGGTCACCAAATTCCTTGCTGGAGCATGGATCGCGATCCTGGCAATGGGTCTGCTGTTCGTGCTCATGAAGATGATTCACAAGCACTACAACACGGTGGCCCGCGAGCTGGACAACCACGAGGGAGAGGTGGTGCTGCCCAGCCGCACCCATGCCGTCGTCCTTGTCTCCAAGGTGCATCAGCCCACACTGCGCGCCCTCGCCTATGCCCGGGCCACTCGTCCCGACGTGCTGGAGGCGATCACCGTCAGCGTTGACGATCGGGACACCCGAGAGCTCGTCAGGGATTGGGAGACAAGCGATCTCAGCACTCCGCTGAAGGTGATCGCTTCCCCGTATCGCGAAATCACCCGGCCGATCCTCGATTACGTCAGACGCATCAGTAAGGAAGCGCCACGGACGGTCGTCTGCATCTTCATCCCCGAGTATGTGGTGGGGCATTGGTGGGAGCAAGTGCTGCACAACCAGAGCGCGCTGCGACTCAAGGGGCGTCTGTTGTTCGTCCCCAACGTCATGGTCACATCCGTTCCGTGGCAGCTTGACTCGTCCGAACGGCGCCGGGAGCTCGACGAGCAGTCCGCACCCGGCGACTCACGGCGAGGGTTCGACTCCTAG
- a CDS encoding OB-fold nucleic acid binding domain-containing protein — MATTGGYLRRLTRRLTEDLEQVDAEKIGDDAAATGAQRVIDCQRGQEVTMCGTLRTVETNSKGCVAGVKAELFDGTDTVMLVWLGQRRIPGIESGRTLLVRGRLGKLENGGKVIHNPYYEIQR; from the coding sequence GTGGCTACCACAGGCGGTTATCTGCGTCGACTGACTCGTCGGCTGACAGAGGACCTGGAGCAAGTAGACGCCGAGAAGATCGGTGACGACGCCGCCGCCACCGGTGCTCAGCGCGTCATCGATTGTCAGCGCGGCCAAGAGGTCACCATGTGCGGAACGTTGCGCACCGTCGAGACCAATTCCAAGGGTTGCGTCGCCGGCGTGAAGGCCGAGCTGTTCGACGGCACCGACACGGTGATGCTGGTCTGGCTGGGACAGCGCCGAATCCCCGGTATCGAATCGGGCCGCACCCTGCTGGTGCGCGGTCGACTCGGCAAGCTTGAGAACGGCGGCAAGGTGATTCACAACCCGTACTACGAGATTCAGCGCTAA
- a CDS encoding alpha/beta fold hydrolase: MPGTGSDDDFITRAFGPALTRAGAALVAVRPEPNDLVNGYLRALDRAARGGPIVVGGMSIGTAVALTWALRNPGATVAVLAAMPAWTGRPENSPASVSARVTAESLRSDGLAAVTAAMQASSPAWLAAELARSWAVQWPGLPNAMEEVSAFENPAADDIRGLTVPLAVAAATDDPIHPLTVARDWVSWAPRAALRTFTLDQLGADPSCLGRACVGALTDI, encoded by the coding sequence ATGCCGGGCACGGGCTCCGACGACGACTTCATCACGCGGGCGTTCGGCCCCGCTCTCACCAGAGCGGGGGCCGCCCTGGTCGCGGTGCGTCCAGAACCGAATGACCTGGTCAACGGCTACCTCAGGGCGCTCGATCGGGCCGCTCGGGGTGGCCCGATCGTCGTAGGCGGGATGTCCATCGGCACCGCCGTGGCCCTGACGTGGGCCCTGCGTAATCCCGGGGCGACGGTGGCGGTGCTGGCAGCCATGCCGGCGTGGACCGGAAGGCCGGAGAACTCGCCGGCTTCGGTATCCGCCCGGGTCACCGCCGAATCGCTGCGCTCCGACGGGTTGGCAGCGGTGACCGCCGCGATGCAGGCCAGCAGCCCCGCCTGGCTGGCGGCAGAGCTCGCCCGGTCCTGGGCAGTCCAGTGGCCGGGTCTGCCCAATGCCATGGAGGAGGTGTCGGCCTTTGAGAACCCGGCTGCCGACGATATCCGCGGATTGACCGTGCCGTTGGCGGTGGCGGCGGCCACCGATGATCCGATACATCCGCTCACCGTCGCCCGGGACTGGGTGTCCTGGGCGCCGCGCGCGGCACTGCGCACCTTCACCCTCGATCAGCTGGGCGCCGATCCGTCGTGTCTGGGCCGGGCGTGTGTCGGTGCGCTGACCGACATCTGA
- the dxs gene encoding 1-deoxy-D-xylulose-5-phosphate synthase, which yields MLDDIRGPGDLQGLSKRELDLLADEIREFLIHKVAATGGHLGPNLGVVELTLALHRVFESPYDPIIFDTGHQAYVHKILTGRSGDFDTLRQKDGLSGYPCRAESEHDWVESSHASTALSYADGLAKAFELTGQRRRHVVAVVGDGALTGGMCWEALNNIAAADRRIIIVVNDNGRSYAPTIGGLASHLAGLRLTPTYEKVLDESRKLLRGMPVVGPLAYALMHSLKVGVKDAVSPQVMFTDLGIKYVGPVDGHDENAVEDALRRARGYGGPVIVHVITRKGMGYAPAEDDEAEQMHSTGIIDPKTGRSINVSAPGWTSVFSDSLIDVASEHRNIVAITAAMPGPTGLSKFGERFPDRLFDVGIAEQHAVTSAAGLAMGGLHPVVAIYSTFLNRAFDQVMMDVALHRLPVTFVLDRAGITGSDGASHNGMWDLSILNIVPGMRVAAPRDASRLREELTEALAVEDGPTALRFPKGEVGEDIPAIERRDGVDVLARPAGGLHADVLLVAVGPFASTALATAERLGKQGIGVTVVDPRWVLPVPEYVVGLAGQHRLVVTLEDSGVHGGAGSAVTAAMQDADVDVPSRDIGVPQQFLDHASRGQVLEQLGLTDQHIARKITGWVAAMSREAADSPVSEQVD from the coding sequence ATGCTTGACGACATCAGAGGGCCGGGTGACCTGCAGGGTCTCTCGAAGCGAGAGCTGGACTTGCTCGCCGACGAGATTCGCGAGTTCCTGATCCATAAGGTCGCCGCGACCGGCGGCCATCTGGGACCCAACCTGGGTGTCGTCGAGCTGACGCTGGCTCTCCATCGCGTGTTCGAGTCCCCGTATGACCCGATCATCTTCGACACCGGGCATCAGGCGTATGTGCACAAGATCCTGACCGGACGTTCCGGAGACTTCGACACGCTGCGCCAGAAGGACGGCCTGTCGGGGTACCCGTGCCGGGCCGAGAGTGAACACGATTGGGTGGAATCCAGTCACGCGTCGACGGCGCTGTCCTACGCCGATGGACTCGCGAAGGCATTCGAACTGACCGGGCAACGCCGCCGCCATGTCGTGGCGGTGGTTGGCGATGGCGCGCTCACCGGCGGCATGTGCTGGGAGGCTCTGAACAACATCGCCGCCGCCGATCGGCGCATCATCATCGTTGTCAACGACAACGGGCGAAGCTATGCGCCGACCATCGGTGGGCTCGCCTCGCATCTGGCCGGGCTGCGGCTCACGCCCACCTACGAGAAGGTGCTTGACGAGAGCAGAAAGCTGCTGCGCGGTATGCCGGTGGTGGGACCGTTGGCGTACGCGTTGATGCACAGCCTCAAGGTGGGGGTCAAGGACGCGGTATCTCCGCAGGTGATGTTCACCGATCTGGGGATCAAATACGTTGGGCCCGTTGATGGTCACGACGAGAACGCGGTCGAGGATGCGTTGCGCCGCGCCCGCGGTTATGGCGGCCCGGTCATTGTGCACGTCATTACCCGCAAGGGCATGGGGTACGCGCCTGCCGAGGACGACGAGGCCGAGCAGATGCATTCCACCGGCATCATCGACCCGAAAACCGGCCGCTCCATCAATGTTTCGGCCCCGGGCTGGACGTCAGTGTTCTCCGATTCACTGATCGATGTGGCCAGCGAGCACCGCAACATCGTGGCGATCACCGCGGCCATGCCGGGTCCGACCGGGCTCAGCAAGTTCGGGGAGCGTTTCCCCGATCGGCTCTTCGACGTCGGTATCGCCGAGCAGCATGCCGTCACCTCCGCGGCCGGGCTCGCGATGGGGGGCCTGCACCCCGTGGTGGCGATCTACTCCACCTTCCTGAACCGTGCGTTCGATCAGGTGATGATGGACGTTGCGCTGCACCGGCTCCCGGTGACGTTCGTGCTGGACCGGGCGGGTATCACCGGAAGCGACGGAGCCAGCCACAACGGCATGTGGGACCTGTCGATCCTGAACATAGTGCCGGGAATGCGGGTCGCCGCGCCGCGCGATGCCTCGCGGCTGCGTGAAGAGCTCACCGAGGCGCTGGCAGTTGAAGATGGTCCGACCGCGCTGCGTTTTCCGAAAGGTGAAGTCGGCGAGGATATCCCGGCGATCGAGCGTCGCGACGGCGTCGATGTGTTGGCCCGGCCGGCGGGCGGCTTACACGCCGATGTGTTGCTGGTGGCGGTCGGCCCGTTCGCGTCGACAGCCTTGGCAACGGCCGAGAGGCTTGGCAAGCAGGGGATCGGGGTCACTGTCGTCGATCCGCGGTGGGTGCTGCCGGTGCCCGAGTACGTGGTCGGGCTGGCCGGCCAGCATCGGCTGGTGGTGACCCTTGAGGACAGCGGCGTGCACGGCGGCGCGGGTAGCGCGGTAACTGCGGCCATGCAGGATGCCGATGTGGACGTTCCTAGCCGGGATATCGGTGTGCCGCAACAGTTCCTGGACCATGCATCGCGGGGGCAGGTTCTTGAGCAGCTCGGTTTGACCGATCAGCACATCGCCCGCAAGATCACCGGTTGGGTGGCCGCGATGAGTCGCGAGGCGGCCGACAGTCCGGTTTCCGAACAGGTCGATTAA